TCTCTTGAAAAGGAGCGTGTCGACCAGCCGTTTGGTGTTGAATTTTTTTTCTGGCTCCCTACAGCGGACGAGCATTCACCGAATGAAGATCAATTTACCGTTGGCGTTGCGATTTTGGAGCAGTGTGTGGCGCTCAAACGAAAAGTATATGTACATTGCAAACACGGGCATGGTCGGGCGCCGACGATGGTCGCCGCGTATTTTGTTGCACAAGGCGATACGGTTGAGGAGGCAATAGGTAAAATAAAAAAAAAGCGTCCAGTCGTTCACCTAAACGAAGAACAGGTTGAGTCACTCAACCACTTCAAGGAAAATATAAAGAAGTAATCCACAGTATTTTACATTGACTCGCTGTTTCTATATGCTAACATATGAACATATGTTCATATGTACATATGCATGATATAGATAAAGTTATAAGAACCACATCTGCGTTTAAAATTCTCTCCGACCCGACCCGTTTTAAAATATTGTGTCTGTTGCTCAAAGAAAAAGACGGAATGTGCGTCAACGAAATTGCTGATTCGGTTTGTGTTTCAAACTCTGCTGCATCACACCAGCTCTCCAAACTTGAATCAAAAGGTGTGGTACTTTCGTTTCGGGAAGGACAGACGATCTGCTATGAGTTAAAGCACAATTCATTTACAAAAAATTTGATAAGCGTTATTGGTATATTTAAACGATAATATGGCAATTAAGGTATTAGTTGTAATAATCATTATTTTTGTTGCGGTGGCGACCTACTTTTTTATAAGGGGAGAATCATTTCAAATCCCAAGAGGCGACACCATTACACTTGAAGAATTTGAAGGTGTGATGTTTGGTAACGCTTCGGAAGAAAATAGTGAGATAGATAAATCAAACAGCACTATGCCAAAATCAACACGAGAAGTATTTGTCACCGATGGCGTCAAGCATTCAATACCGCTTGATGAAATTCTCTCAGGTGGCCCGCCAAAAGACGGCATTCCGTCAATTGACAGTCCGAAGTTTATAGGCATAAAGGAGGCAGAAGGGTTTTTGAAGGACAGTAGTGTCGGTCTTGGAATTGTGTATAAAGGGACTAAACGGTTTTATCCATACCAAATTCTTGTGTGGCACGAGATAGTAAACGATACCATAGCAGATGACCCTATTGTGGTGACTTATTGTCCGCTTTGTGCAACCGGTGTCGTGTTTGAAAGAAAAATTAATGGCAAGCCTGTTGAATTTGGTGTGTCGGGCAAACTGTGGCAGTCAAATCTTCTTATGTATAACCGCTCAGATAATCCAGAGAATGAATCACTGTGGTCGCAAGTTCTCGGTGAAGCAGTTCTTGGAATATTTACCGGCTTTCGTCTTTCAATTATTCCGTCCGACACCGTACTGTATGGTGACTGGAAGAAAAAGTATGCAGATACCGAAGTTCTTTCTCGTAACACCGGAGCAACTCGCATATACGGATCGGATCCGTACGGAGACTATTATACCGATGACACCGTCAGTTTTGGTGCGACATTCAGCGACAGCAGACTTCATCAAAAAGAAATAGTACTT
This genomic stretch from Patescibacteria group bacterium harbors:
- a CDS encoding dual specificity protein phosphatase family protein; the encoded protein is MEEKNHHATEFEYNQITDEIFIGTNACCGTHFSKELLEKRITADMSLEKERVDQPFGVEFFFWLPTADEHSPNEDQFTVGVAILEQCVALKRKVYVHCKHGHGRAPTMVAAYFVAQGDTVEEAIGKIKKKRPVVHLNEEQVESLNHFKENIKK
- a CDS encoding winged helix-turn-helix transcriptional regulator, producing the protein MNICSYVHMHDIDKVIRTTSAFKILSDPTRFKILCLLLKEKDGMCVNEIADSVCVSNSAASHQLSKLESKGVVLSFREGQTICYELKHNSFTKNLISVIGIFKR
- a CDS encoding DUF3179 domain-containing protein, which gives rise to MAIKVLVVIIIIFVAVATYFFIRGESFQIPRGDTITLEEFEGVMFGNASEENSEIDKSNSTMPKSTREVFVTDGVKHSIPLDEILSGGPPKDGIPSIDSPKFIGIKEAEGFLKDSSVGLGIVYKGTKRFYPYQILVWHEIVNDTIADDPIVVTYCPLCATGVVFERKINGKPVEFGVSGKLWQSNLLMYNRSDNPENESLWSQVLGEAVLGIFTGFRLSIIPSDTVLYGDWKKKYADTEVLSRNTGATRIYGSDPYGDYYTDDTVSFGATFSDSRLHQKEIVLGIEVNGKFKAYHSPALTESTTTDTFDGELITIEKSDIGEVRMFIGENKTQLPYIAGFWFSWLAVHPNTELYK